A single window of Streptococcus cristatus ATCC 51100 DNA harbors:
- a CDS encoding ABC transporter ATP-binding protein, with protein sequence MVELNLKNIYKKYPNSEHYSVEDFNLDIKDKEFIVFVGPSGCGKSTTLRMIAGLEDITEGTASIDGKVVNDVAPKDRDIAMVFQNYALYPHMTVYDNMAFGLKLRKYSKEDIDKRVKEAAEILGLKEFLDRKPADLSGGQRQRVAMGRAIVRDAKVFLMDEPLSNLDAKLRVSMRAEIAKIHRRIGATTIYVTHDQTEAMTLADRIVIMSATKNPAGTGTIGRVEQIGSPQEVYRNPVNKFVAGFIGSPAMNFITVTLEGNEIVADGLRLTVPEGTLKVLREKGYDGKKLIFGIRPEDINTEPAFLETFPDSVVHATISVSELLGSESHLYCQVGDSEFIARVDARDYSETGAGIDLGFDLNKAHFFDFETEKTVY encoded by the coding sequence ATGGTTGAATTAAATCTGAAAAATATTTATAAGAAGTATCCCAATAGTGAGCACTATTCTGTTGAAGACTTTAATTTGGACATTAAGGACAAGGAATTTATCGTTTTCGTTGGTCCGTCAGGATGTGGGAAATCCACAACGCTACGTATGATTGCGGGTCTTGAGGATATCACAGAAGGAACAGCGTCGATTGACGGTAAAGTTGTCAATGACGTGGCGCCGAAAGACCGTGATATTGCTATGGTCTTCCAGAACTATGCCCTCTACCCACACATGACAGTCTACGACAACATGGCTTTCGGGCTTAAACTGCGCAAGTACAGCAAGGAAGATATCGACAAACGGGTGAAAGAAGCAGCTGAAATCCTTGGTTTGAAAGAATTCTTGGATCGCAAGCCAGCGGACTTGTCAGGTGGTCAACGTCAGCGTGTTGCTATGGGCCGGGCTATCGTGCGTGATGCAAAGGTTTTCCTAATGGACGAGCCTCTGTCAAACTTGGATGCGAAGCTGCGGGTGTCCATGCGTGCTGAGATTGCCAAAATCCACCGCCGTATCGGAGCAACAACCATTTACGTTACCCACGACCAGACAGAAGCGATGACACTTGCAGACCGGATTGTTATCATGTCAGCAACCAAGAACCCTGCTGGAACTGGAACCATTGGTCGAGTGGAACAAATCGGTAGTCCACAGGAAGTTTACAGAAATCCAGTCAACAAGTTTGTGGCAGGCTTCATTGGCAGCCCAGCGATGAACTTTATCACTGTGACACTTGAGGGGAATGAAATCGTTGCCGATGGCTTGCGTTTGACAGTGCCAGAAGGAACGCTGAAAGTTCTGCGTGAGAAGGGTTATGACGGCAAGAAATTGATCTTCGGTATTCGTCCAGAAGACATCAATACAGAACCTGCCTTCTTAGAGACCTTCCCAGATTCTGTGGTTCATGCGACCATCTCTGTCTCTGAGCTTTTGGGGTCTGAGTCTCACCTTTACTGTCAAGTTGGTGACAGCGAGTTTATCGCGCGGGTAGATGCTCGTGACTATTCAGAAACAGGTGCTGGAATTGACCTTGGCTTTGATCTAAACAAGGCGCATTTCTTTGATTTCGAAACAGAGAAAACTGTTTATTAA
- a CDS encoding glycoside hydrolase family 1 protein — MIQFPKGFVWGSSTSGPQTEGRISGDGKGDNLWDYWFSQEPHRFYNEIGPDKASTFYENWEQDIDLLVETGHTAFRTSIQWSRIFPDGRGPVNQVGVDFYRKVFERIKSKGIRLIVNLYHFDLPFALQEAQEGWESLDTVDAYVDYARFCFESYGDLVDQWVTFNEPIVPVEFGYFYDGHYPNKVDAKAAVKVAYHTQLASSLAVKACHEVGADYKIGIILNLTPAYPRSQHPADLKAARIAELFQAKSFLDPSVLGHYPAELVDLLREHDLLPATTEEQLQVIRENTVDFLGVNYYQPLRVAAPKYLKHPESPLLPDHFYEPYVMLGRKINPHRGWEIYEQGIYDIAQNIKENYGNIEWMLTENGMGVEGEEKFRENGMIQDDYRIDFVKGHLRQLHRAIQDGASCTGYLMWTFIDCWSWLNSYKNRYGLIELNLETQERTIKKSGHWFKELSQNNGFE; from the coding sequence ATGATTCAATTTCCAAAAGGTTTCGTCTGGGGATCTTCTACATCGGGTCCGCAAACAGAAGGTCGGATTTCAGGAGATGGAAAGGGAGACAACCTTTGGGACTATTGGTTTAGTCAAGAACCCCATCGTTTCTATAACGAAATTGGTCCTGACAAGGCATCTACTTTTTATGAAAATTGGGAGCAAGATATCGACCTTTTAGTCGAAACAGGCCACACGGCCTTTCGGACCTCTATCCAATGGTCACGGATTTTTCCAGATGGTCGTGGTCCGGTCAATCAAGTCGGTGTTGACTTCTACCGCAAGGTCTTTGAAAGAATCAAGTCCAAGGGCATTCGCTTGATTGTCAATCTGTATCATTTTGACCTGCCCTTTGCCTTGCAGGAAGCGCAAGAAGGCTGGGAGAGCTTAGATACAGTCGATGCTTATGTAGACTATGCCCGTTTCTGCTTTGAAAGCTACGGTGACTTGGTGGATCAGTGGGTGACTTTTAACGAGCCTATCGTACCAGTTGAGTTTGGCTATTTCTACGATGGACATTATCCTAATAAAGTGGACGCTAAGGCTGCGGTCAAGGTGGCTTATCATACCCAGCTAGCTAGTTCTTTAGCAGTGAAAGCCTGCCATGAGGTTGGAGCAGACTACAAAATCGGCATTATCCTAAATCTGACACCTGCATATCCGCGCAGCCAGCATCCGGCGGACTTGAAGGCAGCTCGCATTGCCGAGCTTTTCCAGGCCAAGTCTTTCTTGGATCCATCTGTTTTGGGGCATTATCCAGCAGAGCTGGTCGATCTTTTGCGTGAGCACGATCTTTTACCAGCTACGACTGAGGAGCAGTTGCAAGTGATTCGGGAAAATACGGTCGACTTTTTGGGTGTCAATTACTATCAGCCTCTGCGGGTTGCAGCGCCTAAGTATTTGAAGCATCCAGAGTCACCGCTTCTGCCAGATCATTTCTATGAGCCTTATGTTATGCTTGGCCGCAAGATTAATCCTCACCGTGGCTGGGAAATTTATGAACAAGGAATCTACGATATTGCACAAAACATCAAGGAAAACTATGGCAATATTGAGTGGATGTTGACGGAAAATGGCATGGGCGTCGAGGGTGAGGAGAAATTCCGTGAAAATGGCATGATCCAAGACGATTACCGGATAGACTTTGTTAAAGGCCATCTGCGCCAGCTCCATCGTGCCATCCAGGACGGGGCCAGCTGTACAGGCTACCTCATGTGGACCTTTATCGACTGTTGGTCTTGGCTCAATAGCTATAAGAACCGTTATGGCTTGATTGAGCTCAATCTAGAAACCCAAGAACGGACTATCAAAAAATCAGGGCACTGGTTCAAAGAATTAAGCCAGAACAATGGCTTTGAATAA
- a CDS encoding response regulator transcription factor: protein MYRVLLVDDEYMITEGLKVLIPFEKWKMQVVATANDAETALAYIKNNPVDLVITDVNMPGMNGLQMIEQMKNSLPNAAFIILSGYQEFEYVKTALNLQVADYLVKPVDKVELAAILEKLEKEFDRSSNNQLELIFKEETSEDEIATYLKSFDNVWLGAAAQEKGLVSVPYSILGQTGYLFLSSQKEEALYLEEFTVPYKQGLQAFKLNLEKTLFYGTVSLQETNPLFSYYEPMYRVIIQGNISQILDELDLLKDIVLQNTPEVSITKQLFIQFIMDVYHLFQHLKPDDMTSIIKKIESTNTFEDLLDYLKAQLSDLFAQYRMNENVANVLEVIGRDYQKDLSLKDISKELYINPVYLGQLIKRETNSTFAELLNKQRIKAAQQLLLAKNDSIEDVCYAVGYSNVGYFYKVFRKLCGKSPKAYRKQVD, encoded by the coding sequence ATGTACAGAGTATTACTAGTCGATGATGAATACATGATCACAGAAGGCTTGAAAGTGCTGATTCCTTTTGAAAAGTGGAAGATGCAGGTCGTAGCTACGGCAAATGATGCAGAGACGGCCCTCGCCTATATTAAGAACAATCCTGTTGATTTGGTCATCACCGATGTCAATATGCCAGGGATGAATGGCTTGCAGATGATTGAGCAGATGAAAAATTCCCTGCCTAATGCAGCTTTTATCATCCTTTCAGGTTACCAAGAATTCGAATATGTCAAAACGGCCCTCAATTTGCAGGTGGCAGATTATCTGGTGAAGCCAGTCGATAAGGTCGAACTGGCAGCAATCCTAGAAAAATTGGAAAAGGAATTTGACCGTTCTTCCAATAATCAACTAGAGCTGATTTTTAAAGAAGAGACAAGTGAAGATGAGATAGCTACTTATCTCAAATCCTTCGATAATGTCTGGCTGGGAGCAGCTGCTCAAGAAAAAGGGCTAGTTTCGGTTCCTTATAGTATTTTAGGACAGACTGGCTATTTGTTTTTGTCTTCGCAAAAGGAAGAAGCGCTCTATCTGGAAGAATTCACAGTTCCTTATAAACAAGGCCTGCAGGCTTTCAAGCTCAATCTAGAAAAAACTCTTTTTTATGGAACGGTTAGCTTGCAAGAAACCAATCCGCTCTTTAGCTACTATGAGCCTATGTATCGCGTGATTATCCAAGGAAATATTAGTCAGATTTTGGACGAATTGGACTTGCTCAAGGATATCGTGCTGCAAAATACGCCTGAAGTTTCAATTACCAAGCAGTTGTTCATTCAGTTTATCATGGATGTTTACCATCTGTTTCAGCATTTGAAACCAGACGATATGACAAGCATTATCAAAAAGATTGAAAGCACGAATACCTTTGAAGATTTGTTGGATTATCTGAAGGCTCAGCTCTCAGATTTGTTCGCCCAGTATCGAATGAATGAGAATGTTGCTAACGTCTTGGAAGTGATTGGTCGTGATTATCAAAAAGATTTATCCCTAAAAGATATCAGCAAGGAACTCTATATCAATCCAGTTTATTTGGGCCAGCTGATCAAGCGTGAGACGAATTCTACTTTTGCAGAGTTGCTAAATAAGCAGCGCATCAAGGCAGCCCAGCAGCTCCTGCTCGCAAAAAATGACAGTATAGAAGATGTTTGTTATGCAGTTGGATATAGCAATGTTGGTTATTTCTATAAAGTCTTTCGAAAGTTATGTGGCAAATCTCCTAAGGCCTATCGGAAGCAAGTCGACTGA
- a CDS encoding ribonuclease J: MSKSTIKLITLGGVRENGKNLYVAEVDDSIFVLDAGLKYPENEQLGVDVVIPNMDYLFENKDRIAGVFLTHGHADAIGALPYLLTEAQVPVFGSELTIELAKLFVKNNDAVKKFNDFHVIDENTEIEFGETVVSFFRTTHSIPESLGIVVKTREGNIVYTGDFKFDQSASESYATDFGRLAEIGREGVLALLSDSANADSTVQVASESEVGREITDTISDWDGRVIVAAVASNLSRIQQVFEAAAETGRRVVLTGFDIENIVRTAIRLKKLSLADERLLIKPKEMSKFEDHELIILETGRMGEPINGLRKMSIGRHRYVEIKDGDLVYIVTTPSIAKEAVVARVENMIYQAGGVVKLITQNLRVSGHANARDLQLMLNLLQPKYLFPIQGEYRGLDAHAKAAMEVGILPENILIPKRGSVMSYENGDFVPAGAVSAGDVMIDGNAIGDVGNIVLRDRKVLSEDGIFIVALTVNRKEKKIISKAKVHTRGFVYVKKSRDILRESTDLINKTVEDYLAQDNFDWGELKGAVRDSLAKFLFEQTKRRPAILPVVMEVR; encoded by the coding sequence ATGAGTAAAAGCACGATTAAGCTGATTACTTTGGGTGGCGTTCGTGAGAATGGGAAAAATCTCTACGTCGCCGAAGTGGATGATTCCATTTTTGTATTGGATGCTGGGCTCAAATACCCAGAAAATGAGCAGCTGGGAGTAGATGTCGTCATTCCCAACATGGATTATTTGTTTGAAAACAAAGACCGAATTGCAGGTGTCTTTCTGACCCACGGTCATGCGGATGCCATCGGTGCACTGCCTTATCTTTTGACAGAAGCCCAGGTACCGGTTTTTGGTTCGGAGTTGACGATTGAGCTAGCCAAGCTCTTTGTCAAAAACAATGACGCTGTGAAGAAATTCAATGATTTTCATGTTATCGATGAAAATACCGAGATTGAATTTGGCGAAACGGTTGTCTCTTTCTTCCGGACGACTCACTCGATTCCAGAGAGTCTGGGAATCGTTGTCAAGACGCGTGAAGGCAATATTGTTTATACGGGAGATTTCAAGTTTGACCAATCTGCCAGCGAATCTTATGCGACAGATTTCGGCCGTTTGGCTGAGATCGGCCGTGAGGGCGTTTTAGCTTTGCTGAGTGATTCAGCCAACGCTGACAGCACTGTGCAAGTGGCTAGTGAGAGCGAGGTTGGCCGTGAGATTACGGACACGATTTCTGATTGGGATGGGCGTGTCATCGTGGCAGCGGTTGCCAGCAACCTGTCTCGGATCCAGCAGGTCTTTGAAGCTGCGGCAGAAACAGGTCGTCGTGTTGTTTTGACAGGCTTTGATATTGAAAATATCGTCCGTACGGCTATCCGCCTCAAGAAATTATCCTTGGCGGATGAGCGCCTGTTGATCAAGCCTAAGGAAATGTCTAAGTTTGAAGACCATGAGCTGATTATCCTGGAGACGGGTCGGATGGGCGAGCCCATTAACGGTCTGCGCAAGATGTCCATCGGTCGTCACCGTTATGTAGAAATCAAGGACGGAGATTTGGTTTATATCGTTACAACGCCATCTATTGCCAAGGAAGCAGTTGTAGCGCGTGTGGAAAACATGATTTACCAAGCTGGTGGCGTGGTTAAGCTGATTACTCAAAACTTGCGTGTATCTGGCCATGCCAATGCGCGTGACTTGCAGCTCATGCTCAATTTATTGCAACCCAAGTACCTCTTCCCGATTCAGGGAGAATACCGCGGACTGGATGCCCATGCTAAGGCAGCCATGGAAGTCGGGATTTTACCAGAAAATATCTTGATACCGAAGCGTGGTAGCGTCATGTCCTACGAAAATGGCGACTTTGTGCCAGCTGGAGCAGTGTCAGCAGGCGATGTCATGATTGATGGAAATGCCATCGGCGATGTGGGCAATATCGTCCTACGTGACCGTAAGGTTCTGTCTGAAGACGGTATCTTTATCGTGGCGCTCACGGTCAATCGTAAGGAGAAGAAAATCATTTCCAAAGCCAAGGTTCATACTCGTGGATTTGTCTATGTCAAGAAGAGTCGTGACATCCTGCGGGAGAGCACTGACCTGATCAATAAGACAGTGGAAGACTATCTGGCTCAGGATAACTTTGACTGGGGTGAGCTCAAGGGAGCGGTTCGTGATAGTTTGGCCAAGTTCCTCTTTGAGCAAACCAAACGCCGGCCGGCTATTCTTCCGGTTGTCATGGAGGTTCGCTAG
- the gltX gene encoding glutamate--tRNA ligase, whose product MTKDIRVRYAPSPTGLLHIGNARTALFNYLYARHHGGTFIIRIEDTDRKRHVEDGERSQLENLRWLGMDWDESPETHENYRQSERLELYQKYIDQLLAEGKAYKSYVTEEELAAERERQEAAGETPRYINEYLGMSEEEKEKYIAEREAAGIIPTVRLAVNEAGIYKWTDMVKGDIEFEGGNIGGDWVIQKKDGYPTYNFAVVIDDHDMQISHVIRGDDHIANTPKQLMVYEALGWEAPEFGHMTLIINSETGKKLSKRDTNTLQFIEDYRKKGYLPEAVFNFIALLGWNPGGEDEIFSREELIKLFDENRLSKSPAAFDQKKMDWMSNEYIKNADFETIFAMAKPFLEEAGRLTDKAEKMVELYKPQMKSADEIVPLTDLFFSDFPELTEAEKEVMAGETVPVVLEAFKAKLEAMTDEEFVTENIFPQIKAVQKETGIKGKNLFMPIRIAVSGEMHGPELPDTIYLLGREKSIQHIDNMLKKIQ is encoded by the coding sequence TTGACAAAAGATATTCGAGTGCGTTATGCACCAAGTCCAACTGGGCTTTTACACATTGGAAATGCGCGTACGGCGCTCTTTAACTACCTTTATGCTCGTCATCATGGCGGAACATTTATCATCCGTATCGAAGATACTGACCGCAAGCGCCATGTCGAAGATGGGGAGCGTTCACAGCTTGAAAACCTTCGTTGGTTGGGCATGGACTGGGATGAAAGTCCAGAAACTCATGAAAACTACCGCCAATCAGAGCGTTTGGAATTGTATCAGAAATACATCGACCAATTGCTAGCTGAAGGCAAGGCCTACAAATCTTACGTTACAGAAGAAGAGTTGGCTGCTGAGCGCGAGCGCCAAGAAGCAGCTGGCGAAACACCTCGCTACATCAATGAATACCTTGGCATGAGCGAAGAAGAAAAAGAAAAATACATCGCAGAACGCGAAGCAGCGGGCATCATTCCAACGGTTCGTCTGGCGGTCAATGAAGCGGGCATCTACAAGTGGACTGATATGGTCAAGGGCGATATCGAGTTTGAAGGTGGCAATATCGGTGGCGATTGGGTTATCCAAAAGAAAGACGGCTACCCAACTTACAACTTTGCCGTTGTCATCGATGACCACGACATGCAAATTTCCCATGTTATCCGTGGTGACGACCATATTGCCAATACACCAAAACAGCTTATGGTTTATGAAGCGCTTGGTTGGGAAGCACCAGAGTTTGGTCACATGACCCTGATTATCAACTCTGAGACTGGTAAAAAGTTGTCAAAACGCGATACCAACACTCTCCAGTTTATCGAAGACTACCGCAAAAAGGGCTACCTACCAGAAGCAGTCTTTAACTTTATCGCACTTCTTGGTTGGAATCCTGGTGGGGAAGACGAAATCTTCTCTCGTGAAGAACTCATCAAACTCTTCGATGAAAACCGCCTCAGCAAGTCTCCAGCTGCCTTTGACCAGAAAAAGATGGACTGGATGAGCAATGAGTATATCAAGAATGCGGATTTTGAGACAATTTTTGCTATGGCCAAACCATTCTTGGAAGAAGCAGGACGCTTGACCGACAAGGCTGAAAAAATGGTTGAACTCTACAAGCCACAAATGAAGTCAGCGGATGAAATCGTTCCATTGACAGACCTTTTCTTCTCAGATTTCCCAGAATTGACGGAAGCAGAGAAAGAAGTGATGGCCGGCGAAACAGTTCCAGTCGTTTTGGAAGCTTTCAAAGCAAAACTGGAAGCAATGACAGATGAAGAATTTGTGACAGAAAACATCTTCCCACAAATCAAAGCAGTCCAAAAAGAGACAGGTATCAAGGGCAAGAACCTCTTCATGCCAATTCGTATCGCTGTTTCTGGTGAAATGCACGGTCCAGAATTGCCAGATACCATCTATCTATTAGGCCGTGAAAAATCCATCCAGCATATCGACAATATGTTGAAAAAAATTCAATAA
- a CDS encoding sensor histidine kinase, protein MKKFWLHSLLKVYAVIMVAIVGCLGLILSYSDWHSRYKETEQIAQQAVTRLADEVDYYNRRANQLAQSLVENRAKLDGVYNYFIMSPSEYASWRLSADVPTYVQVSLHQNINDIYVENEFVTGIDIALNDYKTVFVSTRQARGGKQLPAEEFRPARDAFPIAIYDKAVDQVIGTIYIRIDGEVFNKVVDNTRGDVPLALSVISPYKKEILAFGDTKGIGQNDWIKKETIYNYTVQTAVPAHYVIEKTIFSTGLIIFSGLILVGVLYAALQRIFLNYQRQVVDIVDTLHLITDGDNQKRIATETKEQELLLIATTTNTMLDSLDKSIRDIYRLEISQKDANMRALQAQINPHFMYNTLEFIRMYAVMQHQEELADIIYEFSSLLRNNISDESRSSLKNELEFCRKYSYLCMVRHPKSVAYGFKIEEGLEGMMIPKFSIQPLIENYFAHGIDYRRQDNVISVKAQKIDGAVRLMIQDNGRGIPAERLTEIQEILASRELMDAQNREQRTSIGIRNIHERFLLFFGDRYSIQLKSQTDQGVTYIIEIKDE, encoded by the coding sequence ATGAAGAAATTTTGGCTCCATTCGTTACTAAAAGTTTATGCTGTCATTATGGTGGCTATTGTGGGATGTTTGGGTCTCATTTTGTCTTATTCTGATTGGCACAGTCGTTATAAGGAAACTGAGCAGATTGCGCAGCAAGCAGTGACTCGATTGGCTGACGAAGTGGATTATTATAACCGCCGAGCGAATCAACTGGCTCAAAGTTTGGTTGAAAATCGAGCAAAATTGGACGGTGTTTATAACTACTTTATCATGAGTCCCTCTGAGTACGCTAGTTGGCGCCTATCTGCGGATGTACCTACTTATGTTCAAGTATCCCTCCACCAAAATATCAATGATATTTATGTTGAAAATGAATTTGTTACAGGTATTGATATTGCTTTAAATGATTACAAAACTGTTTTTGTTTCCACAAGGCAAGCGAGAGGTGGCAAACAGCTTCCTGCTGAGGAATTTAGACCTGCGCGCGATGCCTTTCCCATCGCGATTTATGATAAGGCAGTCGATCAAGTCATCGGAACGATTTACATTCGGATTGATGGGGAAGTCTTCAACAAGGTTGTCGATAATACGCGGGGCGATGTCCCACTCGCTCTCAGTGTCATTTCGCCTTACAAAAAAGAAATTCTTGCATTTGGTGATACAAAAGGAATTGGCCAAAATGATTGGATCAAAAAAGAAACTATCTACAATTACACTGTCCAGACAGCAGTTCCTGCGCATTATGTGATAGAGAAGACGATTTTCAGCACAGGTTTGATCATTTTTTCTGGTTTGATTTTGGTTGGAGTTTTATATGCTGCTTTGCAGAGGATTTTTCTCAATTACCAAAGGCAGGTTGTTGATATTGTGGATACGCTCCATCTCATCACAGATGGTGATAATCAGAAACGTATTGCGACAGAGACCAAGGAGCAGGAGTTGCTTCTGATTGCGACAACGACCAATACCATGTTGGACAGTCTGGACAAGAGTATTCGGGATATTTATCGTTTGGAGATTAGCCAAAAAGATGCCAATATGAGAGCCTTGCAGGCGCAAATCAATCCTCATTTTATGTATAATACCTTGGAATTTATCAGGATGTATGCGGTCATGCAGCATCAGGAAGAATTGGCAGATATTATCTACGAATTTAGCAGTCTTCTGAGAAATAATATCTCAGATGAATCCAGAAGTAGTTTGAAAAATGAATTGGAATTCTGCCGGAAATATAGCTATCTTTGCATGGTTCGGCATCCCAAATCAGTGGCCTATGGTTTCAAAATTGAAGAAGGCTTAGAAGGAATGATGATTCCCAAGTTCAGTATTCAGCCACTGATTGAAAATTACTTTGCCCATGGTATCGACTATCGCAGGCAGGACAATGTCATCAGTGTCAAGGCTCAAAAGATAGACGGTGCTGTAAGGCTGATGATCCAAGACAATGGTCGAGGCATCCCTGCTGAACGTCTGACTGAGATTCAAGAGATTCTAGCTAGTCGAGAGCTTATGGATGCCCAGAACCGAGAGCAGCGGACATCCATTGGTATTCGGAATATTCATGAACGCTTCTTGCTCTTTTTTGGTGACCGCTACAGTATCCAACTGAAATCTCAAACGGATCAGGGAGTAACCTATATTATAGAAATTAAGGATGAATAG
- a CDS encoding DUF6287 domain-containing protein yields MKKWMILLAGTLVASSVLVACGQKKEKPTSPSSSSKVSLTSTSSASSKKSETSKSSTELSTETSSSDTSISGSQENSQEPSEPATKESSAKSESKGEKEPAATSNLDMQAIASGDFSSMAGTWKDANGVTYTFDAKGLVSDVAKLELVYAGLDENGIYRTNIRWHNLTGAALSIIPAGKKLPAGETVSGQDPTDSSRDRFIIAQGISEHPDVFYRVK; encoded by the coding sequence ATGAAAAAATGGATGATTCTCTTGGCTGGAACTCTGGTGGCATCGTCTGTGTTAGTGGCCTGCGGTCAAAAGAAAGAAAAACCGACTTCGCCTTCTAGCAGTTCCAAAGTTAGCTTGACCTCGACCAGCTCAGCTTCTTCCAAAAAGTCTGAGACGAGCAAAAGTTCGACAGAGCTGTCTACCGAAACAAGTAGTTCGGACACTTCTATTTCTGGCAGTCAGGAAAACAGTCAAGAGCCTTCGGAGCCAGCAACTAAGGAGTCTTCTGCTAAGTCAGAAAGCAAGGGGGAAAAAGAGCCTGCCGCAACCTCTAATTTAGACATGCAGGCCATTGCTTCTGGGGATTTTTCTAGCATGGCTGGTACTTGGAAAGATGCCAATGGTGTCACTTATACATTTGATGCCAAGGGACTGGTGTCAGATGTTGCCAAGTTGGAGCTGGTTTACGCTGGTCTGGATGAAAATGGAATTTATCGCACAAATATTCGTTGGCATAATCTTACAGGTGCTGCCCTGTCTATTATTCCAGCAGGGAAAAAGTTGCCAGCTGGAGAGACTGTTAGCGGGCAGGATCCGACTGATAGCAGTCGAGATCGCTTCATTATTGCCCAAGGTATCTCAGAGCACCCAGACGTTTTTTACCGTGTAAAATGA
- the rnpA gene encoding ribonuclease P protein component, translating into MRKNYRVKSEKDFKAIFKAGQNFANRKFVVYKLEKEQRHFRVGISVSKKLGNAVVRNSIKRKIRHVLIQHRADLTKDDFVVIARKGVETLDYHQVEQNLLHVLKVAKIYQEGFVCEKEE; encoded by the coding sequence TTGAGAAAAAACTATCGCGTCAAGAGCGAAAAAGATTTCAAGGCGATTTTTAAAGCTGGGCAGAATTTTGCCAATCGAAAGTTTGTCGTTTATAAATTAGAAAAAGAACAGCGCCATTTTCGAGTGGGGATTTCAGTCAGTAAAAAGCTGGGCAATGCAGTTGTCCGCAATAGTATCAAAAGAAAGATTCGTCATGTCTTGATTCAGCATCGGGCAGATTTGACCAAGGATGACTTTGTTGTTATTGCTCGCAAGGGAGTTGAAACTCTAGACTACCATCAAGTGGAACAAAATTTATTGCATGTCTTAAAAGTTGCAAAAATTTATCAGGAAGGATTTGTTTGTGAAAAAGAAGAGTAA
- a CDS encoding alpha/beta hydrolase, translating to MAVMQIEYYSEALEMEWGVNVLYPDASRVDKPDDKDIPVLYLLHGMNGNHNSWLKRSNIERLVRSTNLIVVMPNTSNGWYTDTQYGFNYYEAIAEELPRVLKRFFPNMSDKREKNFIAGLSMGGYGAFKLALKSNRFSYAASLSGALSFLDSHPDDVEIATPAYWRGVFGDYKDWTSSPHSLESIAKQSDKKTKLWAWCGEEDFLYEANQVAVKNLQDLGLDITYSHSPGKHEWYYWEKQLEKVLAWLPIDFALEERLS from the coding sequence ATGGCAGTGATGCAGATAGAGTATTATTCAGAAGCCTTGGAGATGGAGTGGGGAGTCAATGTCCTCTATCCAGATGCGTCGCGCGTGGACAAGCCAGATGATAAGGATATTCCTGTTTTGTATCTGCTTCATGGTATGAACGGTAATCACAATAGCTGGCTCAAGCGCTCAAATATCGAACGTCTGGTTCGCTCGACTAACTTGATTGTTGTCATGCCGAATACCAGCAATGGCTGGTACACCGATACTCAATACGGATTTAACTATTACGAGGCTATCGCTGAAGAGCTGCCACGGGTACTCAAGCGCTTTTTCCCCAATATGTCTGACAAGCGGGAGAAGAATTTTATCGCTGGTCTTTCCATGGGCGGATACGGAGCCTTTAAGCTGGCTCTCAAGTCTAACCGTTTTTCATACGCGGCTAGTCTTTCAGGGGCTTTGAGCTTTCTTGATAGTCATCCAGACGATGTTGAAATAGCAACACCAGCCTATTGGCGAGGAGTTTTTGGAGACTATAAAGACTGGACCAGCAGCCCCCATTCGCTGGAGAGCATAGCCAAGCAATCTGATAAAAAGACTAAGCTTTGGGCATGGTGCGGTGAAGAGGATTTTCTCTACGAGGCCAATCAGGTGGCTGTAAAAAATCTGCAAGACTTGGGCTTGGATATTACTTACAGTCACAGTCCTGGTAAGCACGAATGGTACTACTGGGAAAAGCAATTGGAGAAGGTTTTAGCTTGGCTGCCGATTGATTTTGCCCTCGAAGAAAGACTGTCTTAA